A region of Silurus meridionalis isolate SWU-2019-XX chromosome 17, ASM1480568v1, whole genome shotgun sequence DNA encodes the following proteins:
- the ppdpfa gene encoding pancreatic progenitor cell differentiation and proliferation factor A has product MAAIPSGGSLVATHDYYRRRIGSTSSNGSCSSSEYVGEAIPHHPGLPRQDSGHWWASFFFGKPSTPNGHDAQSKAGTYTVTNGQVTCIAKEMIQKRKLSESSDHGNPEPNTPPAS; this is encoded by the exons ATGGCAGCAATTCCATCCGGTGGCTCTCTTGTTGCTACCCATGACTACTACCGAA GACGCATAGGATCTACTTCCAGCAACGGTTCCTGTAGCAGTTCGGAGTATGTTGGGGAAGCTATTCCACACCACCCAG GTCTACCCAGACAAGATTCTGGTCACTGGTGGGCCAGTTTCTTCTTTGGGAAACCGAGTACACCAAATGGACATGACGCTCAGTCCAA GGCTGGAACTTATACTGTAACCAATGGCCAGGTGACTTGCATTGCCAAGGAAATGATTCAGAAGAGAAAGCTGAGTGAAAGCAGTGATCATGGAAATCCTGAGCCCAACACTCCCCCTGCATCATAA